One genomic window of Monodelphis domestica isolate mMonDom1 chromosome 1, mMonDom1.pri, whole genome shotgun sequence includes the following:
- the TOR1A gene encoding torsin-1A gives MKLVRAALGLLLLAPPLVQTVEPISLGLALAGVLTGYISYPRLYCFFTECCGQKRSLSREALQKDLDNKLFGQHLAKKVILNAVSGFISNPKPKKPLTLSLHGWTGTGKNFVSKIIAEHIYEGGLNSDYVHLFVATLHFPHASNITQYKDQLQQWIRGNVSACARSIFIFDEMDKMHAGLIDAIKPFLDYYDLVDGISYQKAIFIFLSNAGAERITDVALDFWRSGKQREEIKLRDVEQALSVSVFNNKNSGFWHSSLIDRNLIDYFVPFLPLEYKHLKMCIKVEMKSRGYEVDEDIVNRVAEEMTFFPKEERVFSDKGCKTVYTKLDYYYDEDD, from the exons ATGAAGCTGGTCCGGGCCGCCCTCGGCCTGCTGCTGCTGGCGCCACCCCTGGTGCAAACGGTGGAGCCCATCAGCCTGGGGCTGGCCTTGGCTGGCGTGCTCACCGGCTACATCTCCTACCCTCGCCTCTACTGTTTCTTCACTGAGTGCTGCGGCCAGAAGCGGAGCCTCAGCCGGGAGG cATTGCAGAAGGACCTTGACAACAAGCTCTTTGGACAGCACCTTGCAaagaaagtgattttaaatgctGTGTCCGGGTTCATAAGTAACCCAAAGCCCAAAAAACCTCTTACCCTTTCTCTGCATGGATGGACTGGCACCGGCAAAAATTTTGTCAGCAAAATCATAGCCGAGCATATTTATGAGGGTGGACTGAACAGTGATTATGTACACCTATTTGTGGCCACGCTGCACTTCCCACATGCTTCAAACATCACCCAATATAAG GACCAGTTACAGCAGTGGATTCGGGGGAATGTGAGTGCCTGTGCAAGATCCATCTTCATATTTGATGAAATGGATAAAATGCATGCAGGGCTTATAGATGCTATCAAGCCGTTCCTAGACTACTATGACTTGGTAGATGGGATCTCCTATCAGAAAGCCATCTTCATCTTTCTCAG CAATGCAGGAGCAGAAAGAATAACAGATGTAGCTTTAGATTTCTGGAGAAGTGGAAAgcagagggaagaaatcaagctTAGAGATGTGGAACAAGCCTTATCTGTGTCGGTCTTCAATAACAAAAATA gtGGCTTCTGGCACAGCAGCCTAATTGACCGAAACCTAATTGATTATTTTGTTCCATTTCTTCCACTGGAATACAAACACCTAAAAATGTGCATCAAAGTTGAAATGAAATCTCGTGGCTATGAAGTTGATGAGGATATTGTAAATAGAGTGGCAGAGGAAATGACATTCTTCCCGAAAGAGGAGAgagttttctctgataaaggctgcAAAACTGTATACACTAAATTGGATTATTACTATGATGAAGACGACTAA
- the C1H9orf78 gene encoding splicing factor C9orf78 homolog has protein sequence MRAGKTFRKRRDDSESESDEQDSEEVRLKLEETKEVQSLRRRPNGVSAVALLVGEKVQEETTLVDDPFKIKAGGMVDMKKLKERNKDRINEEEDLNLGTSFSAETNRRDEDADMMKYIETELKKRKGIVENEEQKVKLKNAEDCLYELPENIRVSSAKKTEEMLSNQMLSGIPEVDLGIDAKIKNIISTEDAKARLLAEQQNKKKDSETSFVPTNMAVNYVQHNRFYHEELNAPVRRHKEEPKTRPLRVGDTEKPEPERSPPNRKRPPNEKATDDYHYEKFKKMNRRY, from the exons ATGCGGGCGGGTAAGACTTTCCGCAAGCGGCGCGACGACTCGGAGTCGGAGTCCGATGAGCAGGACAGCGAGGAGGTCCG GTTGAAACTGGAAGAAACCAAAGAAGTTCAGAGTTTGAGAAGACGTCCTAATGGGGTGAG TGCTGTAGCCCTCCTGGTTGGGGAGAAAGTACAGGAAGAGACAACTCTAGTG GATGATCCCTTTAAGATCAAGGCTGGTGGGATGGTGGACATGAAGAaacttaaggaaagaaataaagacag GATTAATGAAGAGGAGGACCTCAATTTAGGAACATCATTTTCAGCAGAAACCAATCGAAGGGATGAAGATGCAGACAT GATGAAGTACATTGAGACTGagctaaagaagaggaaaggaattgtGGAAAATGAGGAGCAGAAGGTGAAGTTGAAGAATGCTGAAGACTGTCTCTACGAGCTCCCTGAGAACATCCGAGTCTCCTCAGCTAAGAAAACAGAAGAGATGCTGTCCAACCAGATGCTGAGTGGCATCCCTGAGGTGGATTTGGGCATTGA tgcaaaaataaaaaatataatttcaacaGAGGATGCTAAAGCACGCCTACTGGCCGAGCaacagaacaaaaagaaagacagcgaAACCTCTTTTGTTCCAACCAACATGGCTGTGAACTATGTCCAGCACAACCGAT TTTATCATGAAGAGCTCAACGCTCCAGTTCGGAGGCACAAGGAGGAACCAAAAACTCGACCCCTCAGGGTTGGAGATACTGAGAAGCCAGAACCAGAAA ggtcTCCTCCAAATCGCAAGCGCCCCCCCAATGAAAAGGCAACTGATGATTATCATTATGAGAAGTTTAAGAAAATGAATAGACGCTATTAA
- the TOR1B gene encoding torsin-1B isoform X2 translates to MITKIRAANLPSSLFPPWFSSLLVPPPFFPALPVDTSVGLSKSSQALKLDLEEKLFGQHLAREVILKALTGFRNNKNPKKPLTLSLHGWAGTGKNFVSQIVAKNLHPEGLKSNFVHLFVSTLHFPHEQKIKLYQEQLQKWIRGNVSSCARSVFIFDEMDKLHRGLIDAIKPFLDYYEQVDGISYRKAIFIFLSNAGGDLITRMALDFWKAGKKREDIQLKDLEPVLSLGVFNNKNSGLWHSGLIDRSLIDYFVPFLPLEYKHVKMCVRAEMKSRGFTIDEEIVKRVADEMTFFPKEEKIYSDKGCKTVQTRLDFH, encoded by the exons atgataactaagatCAGAGCtgccaatctcccttcctccctttttcctccctggttttcctccctccttgttcctcctcccttcttccctgcccttccAGTTGATACCtctgttggtctctctaaatCAAGTCAGG CACTGAAGTTAGACTTAGAAGAGAAGCTGTTTGGACAGCACCTGGCTAGAGAGGTGATTCTCAAAGCATTGACTGGCTTCAGGAATAACAAGAATCCCAAGAAACCATTGACTCTCTCTTTACATGGCTGGGCTGGCACAGGCAAGAACTTTGTCAGTCAAATTGTGGCTAAAAACCTTCACCCAGAAGGACTCAAGAGTAACTTCGTCCACCTCTTTGTTTCTACTCTACACTTCCCGCATGAACAGAAGATTAAACTGTATCAG GAGCAGCTGCAGAAGTGGATTCGGGGCAATGTGAGTTCATGTGCAAGATCTGTTTTCATATTTGATGAAATGGATAAATTGCACCGCGGGCTCATTGATGCCATCAAGCCATTTCTAGACTACTATGAGCAAGTAGATGGGATCTCTTATCGGAAAGCCATCTTTATCTTTCTCAG caatgcaggaggtgatctcaTAACCAGAATGGCCCTCGATTTTTGGAAggcagggaaaaaaagagaagacattCAGCTCAAAGACTTGGAGCCTGTGTTATCTCTAGGAGTCTTCAATAATAAAAACA GTGGCTTGTGGCACAGTGGCCTGATAGACAGAAGCCTTATTGATTACTTTGTTCCATTTCTGCCTTTGGAGTATAAGCATGTGAAGATGTGTGTGAGAGCAGAAATGAAATCAAGGGGTTTTaccatagatgaagaaattgtcaAAAGAGTAGCTGATGAAATGACATTTTtcccaaaagaagagaaaatctaCTCCGATAAGGGCTGCAAGACAGTGCAGACAAGGCTGGATTTTCACTGA
- the TOR1B gene encoding torsin-1B isoform X1: MASHEVAEGAPLRLRQQAEVTLRAEARPREPAAGQTVVAMGSLLWRAPVPPLLLLLLLMTRGTEPFEPITVGIAIGAASVLTGYFSYPDLYCRFVECCREEQPLNASALKLDLEEKLFGQHLAREVILKALTGFRNNKNPKKPLTLSLHGWAGTGKNFVSQIVAKNLHPEGLKSNFVHLFVSTLHFPHEQKIKLYQEQLQKWIRGNVSSCARSVFIFDEMDKLHRGLIDAIKPFLDYYEQVDGISYRKAIFIFLSNAGGDLITRMALDFWKAGKKREDIQLKDLEPVLSLGVFNNKNSGLWHSGLIDRSLIDYFVPFLPLEYKHVKMCVRAEMKSRGFTIDEEIVKRVADEMTFFPKEEKIYSDKGCKTVQTRLDFH, from the exons ATGGCCTCGCATGAGGTAGCGGAAGGGGCTCCCTTGCGCCTTAGGCAACAAGCGGAAGTGACGCTCAGGGCAGAAGCCCGGCCCAGGGAGCCCGCTGCAGGGCAAACTGTGGTAGCGATGGGATCGCTCCTGTGGCGGGCTCCTGTGCCGccgctgctgcttctgctgctactTATGACACGGGGGACAGAGCCATTCGAGCCGATCACCGTAGGCATCGCCATCGGGGCTGCTTCGGTCCTCACTGGTTACTTCTCCTACCCGGACTTGTACTGTCGCTTCGTGGAATGCTGCCGCGAGGAGCAGCCGCTCAACGCCTCCG CACTGAAGTTAGACTTAGAAGAGAAGCTGTTTGGACAGCACCTGGCTAGAGAGGTGATTCTCAAAGCATTGACTGGCTTCAGGAATAACAAGAATCCCAAGAAACCATTGACTCTCTCTTTACATGGCTGGGCTGGCACAGGCAAGAACTTTGTCAGTCAAATTGTGGCTAAAAACCTTCACCCAGAAGGACTCAAGAGTAACTTCGTCCACCTCTTTGTTTCTACTCTACACTTCCCGCATGAACAGAAGATTAAACTGTATCAG GAGCAGCTGCAGAAGTGGATTCGGGGCAATGTGAGTTCATGTGCAAGATCTGTTTTCATATTTGATGAAATGGATAAATTGCACCGCGGGCTCATTGATGCCATCAAGCCATTTCTAGACTACTATGAGCAAGTAGATGGGATCTCTTATCGGAAAGCCATCTTTATCTTTCTCAG caatgcaggaggtgatctcaTAACCAGAATGGCCCTCGATTTTTGGAAggcagggaaaaaaagagaagacattCAGCTCAAAGACTTGGAGCCTGTGTTATCTCTAGGAGTCTTCAATAATAAAAACA GTGGCTTGTGGCACAGTGGCCTGATAGACAGAAGCCTTATTGATTACTTTGTTCCATTTCTGCCTTTGGAGTATAAGCATGTGAAGATGTGTGTGAGAGCAGAAATGAAATCAAGGGGTTTTaccatagatgaagaaattgtcaAAAGAGTAGCTGATGAAATGACATTTTtcccaaaagaagagaaaatctaCTCCGATAAGGGCTGCAAGACAGTGCAGACAAGGCTGGATTTTCACTGA